In a genomic window of Pirellulaceae bacterium:
- a CDS encoding DJ-1/PfpI/YhbO family deglycase/protease, protein MAKVLLVIGDAAEVIDTMVPLYRLAEDHDVIKAAPEVRKYHLVQHHHDPGWDVTIETPGYQLDSDIAFRDVNPDDFDAMVLPGGRAPEFLRYDQDLIRITKHFFEREKLVASICHGIEILAAADVIRGRKVTTIPRCRYDAEFSGATYVEEGLVIDGNLYCCRFKRECSAWMKAVSQALAQL, encoded by the coding sequence ATGGCCAAAGTGCTGCTTGTCATTGGTGATGCGGCCGAGGTAATCGACACCATGGTCCCCCTCTATCGCCTCGCGGAAGACCACGACGTGATCAAGGCAGCACCTGAGGTACGCAAATATCATTTAGTACAACATCATCACGACCCGGGCTGGGACGTAACCATCGAAACCCCGGGTTACCAGCTTGATTCGGATATTGCTTTTCGCGATGTCAATCCGGATGATTTTGACGCAATGGTTCTTCCCGGAGGTCGAGCGCCTGAGTTCTTACGTTACGATCAAGATCTGATCCGGATTACAAAACACTTCTTTGAGCGTGAGAAGCTAGTCGCTTCGATATGTCATGGCATCGAAATACTGGCAGCCGCCGACGTGATTCGCGGACGCAAAGTGACAACGATTCCCCGCTGCCGATACGATGCGGAATTTTCTGGCGCGACTTATGTCGAAGAGGGTTTGGTCATCGACGGCAATTTGTATTGCTGTCGATTCAAGCGAGAATGTTCGGCATGGATGAAAGCCGTATCCCAGGCACTCGCCCAGCTCTAG
- a CDS encoding DUF1501 domain-containing protein, giving the protein MTNLGRRPFLRSAVTGSMLLPGLVQQLMADTGDPLAPKQPHYPAQAKNVIFLFMTGGVSHMDTFDPKPALTRDHGKEIKADHPEIKDRPGYERIYLKRPQWAFQPHGESGTEVSTLFPHVASCIDDITMIRSMHTSHSNHYNATLGMHTGSFDFARPSLGSWVSYGLGTENSNLPGFMVIAPRQTYAGTQVYANDFLPAIHQGTLVIPGSEPIANVQPRVSSSQQKMELNAIQAMNRVHLKTRPSDPFLASRMRTFETAFGMQMAVPDVFDFSSESTTMLKAYGLQPGQTTGFGWQCLAARRLIERGVRFVELIDTGSSGNWDAHGDMMTHVALAKNVDQPIAALIMDLKQRGLLDETLVVWTTEFGRTPFNNTAEAKGREHHPWAFTSWLAGAGLKPGIVHGATDEYGLNSVVDPVHVHDLHATILHLMGFDHKKLTFRHAARDYRLTDTEGKIVKQILA; this is encoded by the coding sequence ATGACCAATCTTGGGCGTCGCCCATTCCTTCGATCTGCCGTAACCGGTTCCATGCTATTACCGGGTTTGGTTCAACAGTTGATGGCTGACACTGGCGATCCGCTTGCACCCAAACAGCCGCACTATCCAGCGCAGGCCAAGAACGTTATTTTTCTGTTCATGACGGGCGGGGTTTCTCATATGGACACCTTCGACCCGAAGCCCGCGTTGACGCGTGACCACGGCAAGGAAATAAAAGCCGACCATCCCGAAATCAAAGATCGGCCAGGATATGAACGAATCTATCTAAAACGCCCTCAATGGGCATTTCAGCCACACGGGGAATCTGGAACTGAGGTCAGCACTCTCTTTCCACACGTTGCGTCCTGTATTGACGATATCACGATGATTCGTTCGATGCACACATCACATTCAAACCATTACAACGCAACATTGGGAATGCACACAGGTTCTTTTGATTTCGCCCGACCTAGCCTCGGCTCATGGGTCAGTTATGGACTGGGGACAGAAAACAGCAACCTGCCTGGCTTCATGGTGATCGCACCTCGGCAAACCTATGCGGGTACGCAAGTTTACGCGAACGATTTCCTGCCAGCCATCCATCAAGGCACACTAGTTATTCCCGGTTCAGAACCCATTGCAAACGTACAGCCCCGAGTCTCCTCAAGCCAACAAAAGATGGAACTCAATGCCATTCAAGCAATGAACCGCGTTCACCTGAAAACTCGACCGTCCGACCCATTCTTGGCAAGCCGAATGCGGACTTTCGAAACGGCATTTGGCATGCAAATGGCAGTACCGGACGTCTTCGATTTTTCGTCCGAATCGACGACCATGCTGAAAGCTTACGGACTTCAACCAGGGCAAACAACTGGCTTTGGTTGGCAATGCTTAGCCGCCCGCCGACTGATCGAACGTGGTGTACGATTTGTGGAACTTATCGACACAGGCTCTTCCGGAAACTGGGATGCACATGGAGATATGATGACCCATGTTGCACTCGCCAAGAATGTCGATCAACCCATCGCAGCATTGATCATGGATTTGAAGCAACGAGGATTACTCGACGAAACACTCGTTGTCTGGACCACCGAGTTTGGACGGACCCCCTTTAACAACACAGCGGAAGCCAAGGGACGGGAGCATCATCCTTGGGCATTTACCAGTTGGCTGGCCGGGGCCGGACTCAAGCCAGGAATCGTCCACGGAGCAACCGACGAATATGGCCTCAATTCAGTGGTTGACCCTGTTCATGTACATGACCTGCACGCGACGATACTGCACTTAATGGGATTCGACCACAAGAAACTTACCTTTCGTCACGCTGCCCGCGACTATCGCCTCACGGACACGGAAGGCAAAATCGTCAAGCAGATTCTCGCTTAA
- a CDS encoding exo-alpha-sialidase, whose translation MLRLAFHSSLILTCLTSVLQAEDYLWSLELFKLRGLHVYGNLQGASGVVGDSVVLDGSSLLKVRDSDGLAGGDNGFTFVAWVNPYRLGHQQQIIAAKNRYSLDERQWGVMIDRDSLFRLYVWQDQWLTVGCSIAPKPGMWHLIAVVVRPKNVELWVNGELSGQAKLEKPIPQTKAPLTFGGVDDNGRIWQNFAGAIDEVQLFDRPLVPSELAAAYRAVSTSHEVPTSFGRTIEVMEPAIDGISLWGDSNAVPKVAELAGVEGTEFFVIKPYEFHRDGYRFLHGVALAWHQGKLYASFGHNQGGENTDTEEARFMVSEDEGRNWSRVRTMDAGKALHGVSHGVFLSCQGKLWAFHAAYSGILKGVHTRAYLLDELTGKWQSLGTVIEGGFWPMTEPVKMGDGNWIMPGMRVGNGTPAAVAISHGDDLKKWDLVVIPRSNHLGTMWGESTVIVDGANVVNIARYGQKARALAARSGDYGRTWTSMTETDLPMVTSKPCAGTLSTGQRYLIGTTTADSGKRRSPLTIAVTQPGEMKFSKVFVIRDANFPTGPGESHPDASLAYPYAIEHEGKLYIGYSNNGANVGRVGKGRSLWNNNSAELAVIPIGSLDAGEARVEGSK comes from the coding sequence ATGCTTCGCCTTGCGTTCCATAGTTCGCTGATTTTGACCTGTCTCACGTCTGTTCTTCAGGCGGAGGATTATTTGTGGTCGCTCGAGTTGTTCAAGTTACGCGGACTTCACGTGTATGGAAATCTTCAAGGTGCTTCCGGAGTGGTAGGGGATAGTGTCGTTCTTGACGGCTCATCATTGCTAAAAGTCAGGGACTCCGATGGGCTTGCGGGCGGAGACAATGGATTTACATTTGTTGCTTGGGTTAATCCTTACCGACTGGGACATCAACAGCAGATTATCGCCGCGAAGAATCGTTACTCACTCGACGAACGACAATGGGGAGTGATGATTGATCGCGACAGCCTTTTTCGGCTTTATGTGTGGCAGGATCAGTGGCTGACGGTTGGTTGTTCGATCGCGCCAAAACCAGGGATGTGGCATTTGATTGCCGTGGTAGTGCGTCCGAAGAACGTTGAGCTGTGGGTGAATGGTGAGTTGTCGGGGCAGGCAAAACTTGAAAAGCCAATACCTCAGACCAAAGCTCCGTTGACGTTTGGCGGTGTCGATGACAATGGTCGCATTTGGCAAAACTTTGCTGGAGCGATTGATGAAGTGCAACTCTTTGATCGACCGCTTGTGCCCAGCGAGCTCGCAGCGGCTTACCGAGCGGTGTCCACATCGCATGAGGTTCCGACTTCCTTCGGGCGAACAATAGAGGTGATGGAGCCAGCAATCGATGGGATTTCGCTCTGGGGTGACTCAAATGCTGTCCCGAAAGTTGCCGAATTGGCTGGTGTGGAAGGGACCGAATTTTTTGTCATCAAGCCGTATGAGTTCCATCGAGATGGCTATCGTTTTCTACATGGGGTTGCGTTAGCTTGGCATCAAGGAAAGCTCTATGCGTCGTTTGGGCATAATCAGGGCGGTGAGAATACGGATACCGAGGAAGCGCGTTTTATGGTCAGTGAGGATGAAGGGAGAAATTGGAGTCGCGTTCGGACGATGGATGCGGGCAAGGCTCTTCACGGTGTTAGCCACGGCGTATTCTTGTCCTGCCAGGGAAAGCTTTGGGCATTCCACGCTGCCTACTCGGGAATCTTGAAGGGTGTCCACACTCGAGCTTATCTGTTGGATGAATTAACGGGGAAGTGGCAATCGCTGGGAACCGTGATCGAAGGCGGTTTCTGGCCAATGACCGAGCCAGTGAAAATGGGAGATGGTAACTGGATCATGCCGGGGATGCGAGTCGGTAATGGGACGCCCGCTGCTGTTGCCATCAGTCATGGCGACGATTTGAAAAAATGGGATCTGGTGGTGATCCCCCGTAGTAATCATCTCGGAACGATGTGGGGCGAGTCGACCGTCATCGTCGATGGCGCTAATGTCGTAAACATCGCTCGTTATGGACAAAAGGCACGCGCACTCGCTGCTCGAAGTGGAGATTATGGTCGAACCTGGACATCAATGACCGAGACGGATCTTCCCATGGTAACCTCCAAGCCGTGTGCAGGGACGCTCAGTACGGGGCAACGTTATTTGATCGGAACGACGACGGCTGACAGCGGGAAGCGGCGATCTCCCTTGACGATTGCCGTGACTCAGCCGGGTGAAATGAAGTTTTCGAAAGTGTTTGTAATCCGCGATGCCAATTTTCCCACAGGACCAGGGGAATCTCACCCCGATGCCTCGCTGGCCTATCCTTATGCGATTGAACACGAGGGAAAACTCTACATCGGCTATTCCAATAACGGCGCAAACGTCGGACGAGTCGGCAAGGGACGCTCATTGTGGAATAATAACAGTGCCGAGCTGGCAGTCATTCCGATCGGGTCGCTCGACGCAGGCGAAGCAAGAGTGGAAGGTTCGAAATGA
- a CDS encoding LacI family DNA-binding transcriptional regulator, whose amino-acid sequence MPATVKDVARSADVSIGTVSRVLSGEPNVTKETTARVMKAVEQLGYSRLRKRKTIAAGQRLARKNIAMLLLGMDRSLASLPSVACGIHGAESALSGVGANVLLSDLPCVDEVPKVIAARNLHGLLAKSALQGNLVESADEKLIDRLRQIPTAWFLGRPQGADWGDAVEANDADVGRIAAEHLLNKGHRRIAILDPKPIHVAHGQRCASFAGYATQHGAIVEMVLGDQSAANFPSRPVADVALVDDLVGKLLEHPNRPTAVFCPADCISAMVYRACGRRGLQVGKDLSLISCNNELPLLTGLYPEVTTIDICAEQIGQQAVEQLIWRLAHPSPPPVTIWVQPRLVEGMSVADLRSNT is encoded by the coding sequence ATGCCGGCAACGGTGAAAGATGTCGCTCGATCTGCTGACGTATCGATCGGAACTGTCAGTCGCGTCCTCAGCGGTGAGCCGAATGTCACAAAGGAAACAACCGCGCGCGTGATGAAAGCGGTTGAGCAGTTAGGCTATTCGCGGCTTCGGAAACGCAAGACGATCGCCGCAGGCCAGCGTCTGGCTCGTAAGAATATCGCGATGCTGTTGCTGGGGATGGACCGATCTTTGGCGAGCTTGCCGTCGGTCGCCTGTGGCATTCATGGTGCCGAGTCGGCTCTTTCGGGTGTGGGAGCGAATGTTTTGCTCTCCGATTTGCCATGCGTTGATGAAGTTCCAAAAGTGATCGCCGCGCGAAACCTCCATGGTTTATTGGCCAAGAGTGCGTTGCAAGGCAATCTGGTTGAGTCGGCTGACGAGAAACTCATCGACCGGCTTCGTCAGATTCCGACAGCATGGTTTTTGGGACGACCGCAGGGTGCCGATTGGGGCGATGCGGTGGAAGCAAATGACGCTGATGTTGGGCGAATAGCAGCCGAACACTTGCTCAACAAGGGGCATCGACGGATCGCAATTCTCGATCCGAAACCGATTCATGTTGCACATGGTCAACGATGCGCCAGTTTTGCTGGGTATGCCACGCAACATGGGGCGATCGTTGAAATGGTCTTGGGTGACCAGTCAGCTGCGAATTTCCCCAGCCGGCCAGTGGCTGATGTCGCGTTAGTGGACGATCTTGTCGGCAAGTTACTCGAGCATCCGAACAGGCCCACCGCAGTTTTCTGCCCGGCAGATTGTATTTCTGCGATGGTCTATCGCGCCTGTGGTCGTCGAGGTCTTCAGGTAGGCAAAGATTTGAGTTTAATTTCTTGCAACAACGAACTGCCGTTACTGACGGGACTCTATCCGGAAGTGACCACAATCGATATTTGCGCCGAGCAAATTGGTCAACAGGCTGTGGAGCAGTTGATCTGGCGATTAGCTCATCCTTCACCGCCGCCTGTGACGATTTGGGTGCAGCCACGATTGGTCGAAGGAATGTCAGTGGCGGATCTCAGGAGCAACACGTAA
- a CDS encoding SGNH/GDSL hydrolase family protein: protein MINRRKFLRRSAACTTAIASTSSATQAHAANQQREVGYGYRLPDFAPESRVLFIGDSITDMNWGRNEKDRNHYLGHSYVYLIGARLGVDMAEAKLEFFNRGHSGNRLTDLKNRWQKDVIEMKPDLLSVLIGVNDRKVKDPENFNIRQWEEDYSQLLSRSHDANEQLRLVLIEPFVLQSGWYMTKGGEWDVSRAQIDQMRGVVTKLAKKFNAVHVPMQEVFDNATKSVSPDQWIWDGVHPLPQGHELIARNWLDKTSARWS from the coding sequence ATGATTAACCGACGCAAATTTCTCCGCCGCAGTGCGGCTTGTACAACCGCCATTGCCAGTACTAGCAGCGCGACGCAAGCTCATGCGGCAAATCAGCAGCGTGAAGTGGGCTACGGTTATCGCCTCCCCGACTTCGCTCCAGAGAGTCGCGTGTTGTTCATCGGCGACTCGATCACTGACATGAACTGGGGACGCAATGAAAAGGACCGCAATCACTACCTCGGCCACAGTTACGTTTACCTAATCGGCGCGCGGCTTGGCGTCGACATGGCAGAGGCAAAACTTGAATTCTTCAACCGCGGCCACAGTGGCAATCGACTCACGGACCTCAAAAACCGTTGGCAAAAAGATGTCATTGAGATGAAGCCGGATTTACTGAGCGTATTGATCGGCGTGAATGACCGCAAAGTCAAGGATCCAGAAAATTTCAACATCCGCCAATGGGAAGAGGATTACAGCCAACTTCTCAGCCGTAGTCACGACGCCAATGAACAGCTACGGCTTGTGTTAATCGAACCATTCGTGCTTCAATCAGGATGGTACATGACAAAAGGCGGCGAATGGGATGTAAGCCGCGCCCAGATCGATCAAATGCGTGGGGTCGTCACCAAGTTGGCGAAGAAATTCAATGCGGTCCATGTCCCCATGCAAGAAGTATTCGACAACGCGACCAAATCGGTATCCCCCGATCAGTGGATCTGGGATGGCGTGCATCCTTTACCACAAGGACACGAGCTGATCGCGAGAAATTGGCTCGACAAGACAAGTGCCCGCTGGAGTTGA
- a CDS encoding alpha/beta hydrolase translates to MNIRSFLVLFLGFVSLNHWTTVASAQRAGSIIPDVVDGHKDGLAMTMDLYAPEKKNGAAIVFIVSGGWVSRWAPPESLQWMFAPYLAKGYTGFAVRQGSSPKYGIPDAVAEVRRAIRFIRHRARVDGIDPERIGVMGMSAGGHLSLMLATRADEGDPTASDRILRESSRVQTVVAFVPPTDLTVAVWSAEESLPAYKGFPALDLPIEEAAKYSPKLHVTKDDAPALVIFGTKDKLDPPRHGK, encoded by the coding sequence ATGAACATCCGGTCTTTTCTTGTCCTGTTTTTAGGCTTTGTCTCTCTGAACCATTGGACAACTGTGGCATCTGCACAGCGTGCGGGGAGCATCATTCCTGATGTTGTTGATGGTCACAAAGATGGCCTCGCAATGACAATGGACCTCTACGCGCCTGAGAAGAAAAATGGAGCTGCAATCGTTTTCATCGTCAGTGGCGGTTGGGTTTCACGTTGGGCACCTCCGGAATCACTCCAGTGGATGTTTGCTCCTTATCTCGCCAAAGGTTACACCGGATTTGCCGTTCGCCAAGGGAGCAGTCCAAAGTACGGAATACCGGATGCGGTGGCCGAGGTCCGTCGGGCCATTCGCTTCATTCGGCACCGAGCACGCGTTGATGGCATTGATCCAGAGCGAATCGGCGTCATGGGCATGAGTGCGGGCGGACATCTCTCGCTCATGTTGGCGACCAGAGCCGATGAGGGTGATCCAACGGCAAGCGATCGTATCTTACGTGAGAGCAGTCGAGTGCAGACGGTCGTCGCTTTCGTGCCGCCCACTGACCTCACCGTCGCCGTTTGGTCAGCCGAGGAATCGCTGCCTGCCTACAAGGGTTTTCCCGCCTTGGATTTACCCATTGAGGAGGCGGCAAAATACTCCCCCAAACTTCACGTCACGAAAGATGACGCTCCAGCGTTAGTGATCTTCGGAACCAAAGATAAGCTTGATCCTCCTCGCCACGGGAAATGA
- a CDS encoding DUF2490 domain-containing protein: MTFFVQRNKMKTGGLNLFVMILFCSLVGLPMQFCRAETVNDFGSWFSVNTQGVIDGHQQSSRWRWWFDGHLRYLDDSDGFHQSIFRPGIGYQLTPTTNLWLGYAWINTMPANGNSLIDENRIWQQLMWTKKVGRQTLFSRTRLEQRFVETGSDTGWRLRQFCKINRPFCEGSPGSFVAWDEGFFGLNATDWGQSDSFLQNRLFLGLGLRLNGANQPKIEVGYLNQFIRSGSREDRMNHILSLNWFWNF; this comes from the coding sequence GTGACGTTTTTTGTTCAGCGCAATAAAATGAAGACTGGCGGTTTGAATCTCTTTGTCATGATCTTGTTTTGCAGCTTGGTAGGACTGCCGATGCAATTCTGCCGGGCTGAAACCGTGAACGATTTTGGTTCCTGGTTTTCGGTCAATACACAAGGCGTGATTGATGGACATCAGCAATCATCGAGATGGCGATGGTGGTTTGATGGCCATCTCCGTTACCTTGATGATTCGGATGGCTTTCACCAAAGTATTTTTCGACCAGGTATCGGTTATCAATTGACTCCAACAACGAACCTGTGGCTGGGATATGCCTGGATCAATACGATGCCAGCGAATGGGAATTCTCTCATCGATGAAAATCGGATTTGGCAACAGCTGATGTGGACGAAAAAAGTGGGTCGGCAAACGTTGTTTTCTCGCACGCGACTCGAACAGCGATTCGTGGAAACGGGCAGTGATACTGGTTGGAGACTTCGTCAATTCTGTAAGATTAACCGTCCATTCTGCGAAGGAAGTCCCGGGAGCTTTGTTGCCTGGGACGAAGGATTTTTTGGCCTTAACGCAACGGATTGGGGGCAGTCAGACAGCTTCTTGCAAAATCGTCTCTTTCTGGGGTTGGGGCTTCGACTCAATGGGGCAAACCAACCAAAAATTGAAGTCGGCTACCTGAACCAATTTATCCGATCTGGATCGCGTGAAGATCGTATGAATCACATTCTGTCTTTGAATTGGTTTTGGAACTTTTGA
- a CDS encoding PSD1 and planctomycete cytochrome C domain-containing protein: MNRTCVFFLLIHCGSANFIAADESIQFFEKSVRPLLVKRCYQCHSGDKAGGGLSLETRSSWQTGGESGSPIVPGRPEASLLIDAINYEGLEMPPADAGGKLTDDEITILTKWIRIGAPDPRTGRELAGRMSVSQAHQWWAFRPLQTGGTQDTSIDELITQKIQNMGIAPSPAADKRSLIRRATYNLTGLPPSPAQVDNFLADDSPDAFDKVIDRLLNSPQYGVHWGRHWLDVVRYADTAGENTDRPLPHAWKYRNWVFDSFNQNLPFDKFARYQICGDLLAADSSHHANNIIATGYLAIARRFGHDIDKDIHLMHEDVIDNLGKNFLALTLGCARCHDHKYDAISSTDYYALYGVFASTRFSFPGCEPQGKPRDLVPLTTSIETKQLQKEHEEKLAAWKSAHTISSQQSQRLKELASVAVSILGKGKVAEGATVSLHQNQQGRMDRVPLNKDEVLQLTILPNGNHGADTTRIKLEIADLDSGKRWNAEDLIPRFSQSGGPIIEDRDAAWCFLDVQEGPQFLTEKKENLQGKVGLNGWALNGTPSFVVNASSKAYDVWTRIPPGVLNMHPGPQRNVGLAWICPDDGVYSIQGSVTDGHPAGLDGVSFQFERFASAELGQLLRKTGDFHCQAHPPQPSPPIIPVAYAVTDGTPTNARLHRRGDPEQPGEEVPRRWLESFGGRSLAEENASGREPMADLIVASPLFARVIANRIWGWHFGQGIVATPNDFGTRGAKPTHPQLLDWLANQIVAHDFKLKSIHRLIMKSKTYQRATETTSSQLAADPENRFLSRFERRRLSAEEIRDTLLFFSGDLQQGFAGKHPFPAEGTWTFTQHNPFNAIYDTKHRSAFMMVQRQRRHPYLALFDGADPNSSTPQREATTVPTQALYFLNAPFFHQQSARFASTNSPSSGEDHDFIVATFRKLYQRKPTTEELKIGASFLQNYLGETAETRSAYCRVLMAANEFIYLD, from the coding sequence ATGAATCGCACCTGCGTTTTCTTTTTGCTGATTCACTGCGGCAGCGCAAACTTCATCGCTGCTGACGAGAGCATTCAATTCTTTGAGAAGTCAGTCCGCCCCTTGCTCGTGAAACGCTGTTATCAGTGTCACAGCGGAGATAAAGCCGGTGGTGGGTTATCGCTAGAAACTCGATCGAGTTGGCAAACAGGTGGCGAGAGCGGCAGTCCCATCGTACCGGGTAGGCCGGAGGCAAGCTTGTTGATCGATGCTATCAATTACGAGGGCCTTGAGATGCCACCTGCCGATGCGGGTGGAAAGCTCACCGATGACGAAATCACCATTCTGACGAAATGGATTCGCATTGGAGCCCCAGATCCGCGCACCGGTAGAGAGCTCGCGGGTCGTATGTCAGTGAGTCAAGCCCACCAATGGTGGGCATTCCGTCCACTGCAAACGGGCGGCACTCAGGACACCAGTATCGATGAGTTGATTACTCAGAAGATTCAAAACATGGGAATTGCTCCATCGCCGGCTGCGGACAAACGCAGCTTGATTCGTCGCGCGACCTACAATCTGACAGGACTTCCCCCAAGTCCAGCGCAAGTCGATAATTTTCTCGCAGACGACTCCCCGGATGCTTTCGATAAAGTGATTGATCGATTATTAAATTCTCCTCAATACGGTGTGCACTGGGGACGACACTGGCTCGACGTCGTTCGCTACGCCGACACAGCTGGCGAAAATACGGATCGGCCTCTGCCTCATGCCTGGAAGTATCGCAACTGGGTATTCGATTCGTTCAATCAGAACCTTCCATTTGACAAGTTTGCTCGCTACCAGATTTGCGGCGACTTACTGGCTGCTGATTCCTCCCATCATGCGAACAACATCATTGCAACAGGCTATCTGGCCATTGCAAGACGGTTCGGTCACGACATCGACAAAGACATTCATTTGATGCACGAAGATGTCATTGATAATTTGGGGAAGAATTTTTTGGCGCTCACCTTAGGTTGTGCGCGCTGCCACGATCATAAATATGACGCCATCTCCTCCACTGATTACTATGCGTTATATGGTGTCTTCGCCAGCACTCGCTTCTCTTTTCCCGGCTGTGAACCGCAAGGAAAACCCCGAGACTTGGTTCCATTGACGACGAGCATCGAAACCAAGCAGTTGCAAAAAGAACATGAAGAAAAGTTGGCCGCATGGAAATCGGCCCATACGATATCCTCCCAACAATCCCAACGCCTCAAAGAATTAGCCTCCGTGGCTGTTTCGATTTTGGGCAAAGGAAAAGTGGCGGAAGGAGCCACGGTATCTCTTCACCAAAACCAGCAAGGGCGGATGGATCGCGTCCCGCTGAACAAGGATGAAGTCCTGCAATTGACGATTCTTCCGAACGGCAATCACGGTGCGGATACCACTCGGATCAAACTTGAAATCGCTGACCTTGACTCTGGCAAGCGTTGGAATGCGGAAGATCTCATTCCTCGATTTTCCCAAAGTGGCGGTCCGATCATCGAAGATCGCGACGCGGCTTGGTGCTTTCTGGACGTACAAGAGGGTCCACAATTCCTGACCGAAAAAAAGGAAAACTTGCAGGGCAAAGTCGGTTTAAACGGCTGGGCACTTAACGGCACTCCATCCTTTGTCGTCAACGCCTCCTCGAAGGCTTATGACGTCTGGACGCGGATTCCTCCCGGCGTCCTCAACATGCATCCGGGACCGCAACGCAATGTGGGACTTGCCTGGATTTGCCCTGACGACGGCGTTTATTCCATTCAAGGGTCAGTCACGGATGGTCACCCGGCCGGATTAGATGGTGTGTCATTTCAATTCGAACGATTCGCATCCGCCGAATTGGGTCAACTGCTGAGAAAGACCGGCGATTTTCATTGCCAAGCTCATCCCCCTCAGCCCTCCCCCCCAATAATTCCAGTCGCTTATGCAGTGACCGACGGCACACCGACGAATGCTCGGCTGCATCGTCGTGGCGACCCCGAACAACCGGGGGAAGAAGTCCCAAGACGCTGGCTAGAATCATTCGGGGGTCGATCGCTGGCCGAAGAAAACGCAAGTGGACGCGAACCAATGGCGGATTTGATCGTGGCAAGTCCATTGTTCGCACGCGTGATTGCCAATCGCATTTGGGGCTGGCATTTTGGACAAGGTATCGTAGCAACGCCGAATGACTTCGGAACACGCGGTGCAAAACCTACCCATCCGCAATTACTGGATTGGCTGGCCAATCAGATTGTGGCACACGATTTCAAGCTGAAATCAATTCACCGCTTGATCATGAAGAGTAAGACTTATCAACGAGCGACAGAAACGACTTCTTCGCAGTTAGCCGCCGACCCCGAGAACCGTTTTCTCAGTCGTTTTGAGCGACGACGACTAAGTGCCGAAGAGATTCGAGACACACTCCTCTTCTTCTCGGGTGACCTTCAACAAGGGTTTGCTGGAAAGCATCCGTTCCCCGCAGAAGGAACGTGGACTTTCACACAACACAATCCATTTAACGCAATCTATGACACAAAACACCGCAGTGCTTTCATGATGGTTCAACGGCAGCGCCGCCATCCCTATCTTGCTTTGTTTGACGGAGCGGATCCGAATTCCAGCACACCGCAACGTGAGGCGACAACCGTACCAACACAAGCGTTGTATTTCCTGAATGCGCCGTTTTTCCACCAACAGTCAGCTCGCTTTGCCAGCACCAATTCTCCCAGCTCAGGTGAGGATCATGATTTCATCGTTGCAACCTTCCGAAAGCTTTACCAACGTAAACCGACGACAGAAGAATTGAAGATAGGCGCCAGTTTTCTCCAAAATTATCTAGGTGAAACAGCAGAAACTCGATCAGCCTATTGCCGCGTTTTGATGGCTGCCAACGAATTCATTTACCTGGACTAA